One part of the Streptomyces sp. NBC_00286 genome encodes these proteins:
- a CDS encoding glycosyltransferase family 39 protein yields the protein MTNRRTPTWAEDSELRGGGHERPYAYEQGNQQAYDQGNHQQQYQGQQQAYGQQGNQQAYGQGNQQPHAQAGQQQYGQGHQQSYPQAQQRQVGNESLRQYVQNAPPPVYPHHPEYDEGGAGGRQLTNTGTWRFNGRTSKYLDQATFQIYAPFDPYAQLTAVEPEPQAQEEKPGYTLPEVPESAWSVDTRRSKLLGRAVLLFILLVQAGLSLRLKGTAFQDEALYVASGHYELANLLHGTKLPVDFAAYFSGHPKLYPVLAAVVDSQFGLTGVRLVSLAFMLASTGLLYSLTRRLFNLRAALGAAALFSVIQSTSVLGNFATYDAAAVFLLALAAWAVVRTDRMGAFAVLLAAPPAALAFGVKYASGLYLPTLVLLAVVTAHRHRGIGALWRGVVLGAGTVVLLGVGYYFSGPLGGISSTTTDRAKGQDTAATMLQHSAEWGGLVFLAALGGSIAYVIRGRMGEMPWIGDTATPGRWRRASLGLLLTGTALLAPAYQIHLQTEISLYKHVGFGLLFAAPMAGLGMARLVGPHFRHPQLGILLYSLALVFGMVQAQRAYSFPDSTEMIAYMRKVVDKKGEYLAEEQEVPGYYLRDKTNWTQWQNSYFMDYQGKKDKKQYSGPEAFRQAVREGHFDAIVMHGGVSPDTFKAVKEGLKGNSHYRLAAVLPFTTSSGERAYRIWVKR from the coding sequence ATGACGAACCGACGCACGCCCACCTGGGCGGAGGACTCTGAGCTGCGCGGCGGGGGGCACGAGCGCCCGTACGCGTACGAGCAGGGGAATCAACAGGCCTACGACCAGGGGAATCACCAGCAGCAGTATCAGGGACAACAGCAGGCGTACGGGCAGCAGGGGAACCAGCAGGCGTACGGGCAGGGGAACCAGCAGCCGCACGCGCAGGCTGGTCAGCAGCAGTACGGACAAGGGCACCAGCAGTCGTACCCCCAGGCGCAGCAGCGGCAGGTCGGGAACGAGAGCCTGCGGCAGTACGTGCAGAACGCGCCTCCGCCTGTGTACCCGCACCATCCCGAGTACGACGAGGGCGGCGCGGGCGGGCGGCAGCTGACCAACACCGGCACCTGGCGGTTCAACGGGCGGACGTCCAAGTACCTGGACCAGGCGACGTTCCAGATCTACGCGCCCTTCGACCCGTACGCGCAGCTCACCGCCGTCGAGCCGGAGCCTCAGGCGCAGGAGGAGAAGCCGGGGTACACGCTGCCCGAGGTGCCCGAGTCGGCCTGGTCGGTGGACACCCGGCGCAGCAAGCTGCTGGGCCGCGCGGTGCTGCTGTTCATCCTGCTCGTGCAGGCCGGGCTGTCCCTGCGCCTGAAGGGGACGGCCTTCCAGGACGAGGCGCTGTACGTCGCCTCCGGCCACTACGAGCTGGCCAACCTGCTGCACGGCACGAAGCTGCCCGTCGACTTCGCGGCCTACTTCTCCGGCCACCCCAAGCTGTATCCGGTGCTCGCGGCGGTCGTGGACAGCCAGTTCGGGCTGACCGGCGTACGGCTGGTGAGCCTGGCGTTCATGCTGGCCTCCACCGGGCTGCTCTACTCGCTCACCCGGCGGCTGTTCAACCTCCGTGCCGCGCTCGGAGCGGCCGCGCTGTTCTCGGTGATCCAGTCGACGAGCGTGCTCGGCAACTTCGCCACGTACGACGCCGCCGCGGTCTTCCTGCTCGCGCTCGCGGCCTGGGCGGTGGTGCGCACCGACCGGATGGGCGCCTTCGCGGTGCTGCTCGCGGCGCCGCCGGCCGCGCTCGCCTTCGGAGTGAAGTACGCCTCCGGGCTCTATCTGCCGACCCTGGTACTCCTCGCGGTGGTCACCGCGCACCGGCACCGCGGCATCGGCGCGCTGTGGCGCGGTGTGGTGCTGGGCGCGGGCACCGTGGTGCTGCTCGGCGTCGGTTACTACTTCTCCGGGCCGCTGGGCGGCATCAGCTCCACCACCACCGACCGTGCGAAGGGCCAGGACACCGCGGCGACGATGCTCCAGCACAGCGCGGAGTGGGGCGGCCTGGTCTTCCTGGCCGCGCTGGGCGGCTCGATCGCGTACGTGATACGCGGCCGGATGGGCGAGATGCCGTGGATCGGCGACACCGCCACCCCGGGCCGCTGGCGCCGCGCCTCGCTCGGCCTGCTGCTGACCGGCACCGCGCTGCTCGCGCCCGCGTACCAGATCCACCTCCAGACCGAGATCTCGCTCTACAAGCACGTCGGCTTCGGCCTGCTCTTCGCGGCGCCGATGGCAGGACTCGGCATGGCCCGCCTGGTCGGCCCGCACTTCCGGCATCCGCAGCTCGGGATTCTGCTGTACTCCCTCGCGCTGGTGTTCGGCATGGTCCAGGCGCAGCGGGCGTACAGCTTCCCGGACTCGACGGAGATGATCGCGTACATGCGCAAGGTGGTCGACAAGAAGGGCGAGTATCTGGCCGAGGAGCAGGAGGTTCCGGGCTACTACCTGCGTGACAAGACGAACTGGACGCAGTGGCAGAACTCCTACTTCATGGACTATCAGGGCAAGAAGGACAAGAAACAGTACTCCGGCCCTGAAGCCTTCCGGCAGGCCGTCCGTGAGGGGCACTTCGACGCGATCGTGATGCACGGCGGGGTGAGCCCCGACACGTTCAAGGCGGTCAAGGAGGGCCTGAAGGGCAACTCCCACTACCGGCTGGCCGCCGTCCTCCCCTTCACCACGAGCAGCGGTGAGCGCGCCTATCGGATTTGGGTGAAGCGATGA
- a CDS encoding glycosyltransferase family 2 protein, producing the protein MSPVGTARVPQNRRRRRAPQSHGLLPQPPDDVEKYSYARRYLWVLTIGSLISFACLAMSQFLFTASSPWFWLTMPLLAFIIADYLISLYLDGLSKDFDLKGHKRLVRKWQPAVYPSVDIFLPVCGEPLEVLHNTWVHVNRLAASYQGEVKTYVLDDAAEDEVGAMANDFGFNYVVRPNRGWFKKAGNLNHAFEKTDGDHILILDADFAPRADLLDELLPYMDDDPKIGIVQSPQFFRIVDRQNWIERGAGAVQEQFYRSVQTSREDKDGSICVGSCAVYRREALAQIGGITLIEHSEDMYTGFDLRALGWKLRYVPVALSAGVCPDTAGAFHNQQYRWCMGSLELLTSKRFWEMDLKFKTRLCYVSGFLYYLQTALATFIAPVIPLALMILRPDLLRAEAALWVLPSVAYVTLVLPLWHRAPYRLEAWSVRIMYGWSHVFAVWDVLRGRPMGWKPTGSDGAKKNGMRRYWNCMIFWTGGTALLWIVVAAWRMLTLYPPDFALMLSAGLFYGMVVGRVLVQPRAQEAQEVTA; encoded by the coding sequence ATGAGTCCAGTGGGGACTGCTCGTGTTCCGCAGAACCGACGTCGCAGGCGGGCGCCGCAGAGTCATGGGCTGCTGCCGCAGCCGCCGGACGATGTGGAGAAGTACTCGTACGCGCGGCGGTATCTGTGGGTGCTGACGATCGGCTCGCTGATCAGTTTCGCGTGTCTGGCGATGAGCCAGTTTCTGTTCACGGCGTCGAGTCCGTGGTTCTGGCTGACGATGCCGCTGCTGGCGTTCATCATCGCGGACTATCTGATCTCGCTGTATCTCGACGGGCTCAGCAAGGACTTCGACCTCAAGGGACACAAGCGGCTCGTCCGCAAGTGGCAGCCCGCCGTGTACCCGAGCGTGGACATCTTCCTGCCGGTGTGCGGTGAGCCGCTGGAGGTGCTGCACAACACCTGGGTCCACGTGAACCGGCTCGCGGCCAGCTACCAGGGCGAGGTGAAGACGTACGTCCTGGATGACGCGGCCGAGGACGAGGTCGGGGCCATGGCGAACGACTTCGGCTTCAACTACGTGGTACGGCCCAACCGGGGCTGGTTCAAGAAGGCCGGCAACCTCAATCACGCCTTCGAGAAGACCGACGGCGACCACATCCTCATCCTGGACGCCGACTTCGCGCCGCGCGCCGATCTGCTCGACGAGCTGCTGCCGTACATGGACGACGACCCGAAGATCGGCATCGTGCAGTCGCCGCAGTTCTTCCGCATCGTCGACCGGCAGAACTGGATCGAGCGCGGGGCCGGCGCCGTACAGGAGCAGTTCTACCGCTCCGTGCAGACGTCCCGGGAGGACAAGGACGGGTCCATCTGCGTGGGCTCCTGCGCCGTGTACCGGCGTGAGGCCCTGGCGCAGATCGGCGGCATCACGCTGATCGAGCACTCCGAGGACATGTACACCGGCTTCGATCTGCGGGCGCTGGGCTGGAAGCTGCGTTACGTGCCCGTCGCGCTGTCCGCGGGTGTGTGCCCGGACACGGCCGGTGCCTTCCACAACCAGCAGTACCGCTGGTGCATGGGCTCGCTGGAGCTGCTGACCAGCAAGCGGTTCTGGGAGATGGACCTGAAGTTCAAGACGCGGCTCTGCTACGTCTCCGGCTTCCTCTACTACCTGCAGACCGCGCTCGCCACGTTCATCGCGCCCGTCATCCCGCTCGCGCTGATGATCCTGCGCCCCGATCTGCTGCGGGCCGAGGCCGCGCTGTGGGTGCTGCCGAGTGTCGCGTACGTGACGCTGGTGCTGCCGTTGTGGCACCGGGCGCCGTACCGGCTCGAGGCCTGGTCCGTCCGCATCATGTACGGGTGGTCGCATGTCTTCGCGGTCTGGGACGTGCTGCGCGGCCGTCCGATGGGCTGGAAGCCCACGGGTTCGGACGGCGCCAAGAAGAACGGCATGCGCCGCTACTGGAACTGCATGATCTTCTGGACCGGCGGCACCGCCCTGCTCTGGATCGTCGTCGCCGCCTGGCGCATGCTCACCCTCTATCCGCCGGACTTCGCGCTGATGCTGTCGGCCGGGCTGTTCTACGGGATGGTCGTCGGCCGCGTCCTCGTACAGCCCCGCGCCCAGGAAGCGCAGGAAGTGACCGCATGA
- a CDS encoding glycoside hydrolase family 26 protein: MTFSVRSVHTLRTVRALAAALLAGALLAGCSTFSEEGRDQYERSQGEPPAAEGAEGAASDEEESESANPELPFDVRPLLKPDKDYLGLAADGAPAKMTAVKDFAEKAGKKPNLIEFYSAWGDQYETRLVKNSWDYGAVSFIAWEPFETPLKDIASGKEDEYIREYARSVKKLNLPVAISWAHEMNGFWYPWGTKKVTAEEFVAAYKHIHDLFAEEGATQVIWVWSPNVINPMPKVKLEPYWPGDEYVDWVGVIGYYAATGPSTYPELYGPTMTQIRTFTKKPFIIAETAAQAGERKPADIKDLFKGTAKAEDVIGFVWFNFDKETDWRISSGPLSQKTFREQAQSDSFGFDVTKP, from the coding sequence ATGACTTTCTCCGTACGTTCCGTCCACACGCTCCGGACCGTGCGGGCACTCGCCGCCGCACTGCTGGCCGGTGCGCTGCTCGCCGGATGCAGCACCTTCTCCGAGGAGGGCCGCGACCAGTACGAGCGCAGCCAGGGGGAGCCGCCCGCTGCCGAAGGGGCCGAAGGCGCCGCCTCCGACGAGGAGGAGAGCGAGTCCGCGAACCCGGAGCTGCCGTTCGACGTCAGACCGCTGCTGAAGCCGGACAAGGACTACCTGGGGCTGGCCGCCGACGGGGCGCCCGCCAAGATGACGGCCGTCAAGGACTTCGCCGAGAAGGCGGGCAAGAAGCCGAACCTCATCGAGTTCTACTCGGCCTGGGGCGACCAGTACGAGACGCGTCTGGTGAAGAACTCCTGGGACTACGGCGCGGTGTCCTTCATCGCGTGGGAGCCCTTCGAGACGCCCCTGAAGGACATCGCCTCCGGCAAGGAGGACGAGTACATCCGCGAGTACGCGCGCTCCGTCAAGAAGCTGAACCTGCCCGTGGCGATCAGCTGGGCGCACGAGATGAACGGCTTCTGGTACCCGTGGGGCACCAAGAAGGTCACGGCCGAGGAGTTCGTCGCCGCGTACAAGCACATCCACGACCTGTTCGCCGAAGAGGGTGCCACGCAGGTCATCTGGGTGTGGAGCCCGAACGTCATCAACCCGATGCCGAAGGTGAAGCTCGAGCCGTACTGGCCGGGCGACGAGTACGTCGACTGGGTCGGCGTCATCGGCTATTACGCGGCCACCGGTCCCTCGACGTACCCGGAGCTCTACGGGCCGACGATGACCCAGATACGTACCTTCACGAAGAAACCGTTCATCATCGCGGAGACCGCGGCGCAGGCCGGCGAGCGCAAGCCCGCCGACATCAAGGATCTCTTCAAGGGGACGGCGAAGGCCGAGGACGTCATCGGGTTCGTCTGGTTCAACTTCGACAAGGAGACCGACTGGCGCATCAGCAGCGGCCCGCTGTCCCAGAAGACCTTCAGGGAGCAGGCCCAGAGCGACAGCTTCGGATTCGATGTGACCAAGCCATGA